The Pygocentrus nattereri isolate fPygNat1 chromosome 4, fPygNat1.pri, whole genome shotgun sequence genome includes a window with the following:
- the cipcb gene encoding CLOCK-interacting pacemaker: MSLKMKDDGDMRTMGKSKIKRLEKLKPDSERDSGFSDASSEHLSTVDQTDTEDAARTLIPGVGGSRSQASQLAVMGRSFQSLSPMIIMNNVVLKQSGDNTSSLKPWGFSPAVEVVQQPQVVFLQPVVSQRASAVPKGPPTKRRKHKKYLPILKSYPKIAPHPGDSPRSNCTSSSSSSSTTASVKSCSSSSNSQDQPHGDKQQGLQSSASSGSLTPNQLPPSRHLSASPQPHATLTDSSTGTCSGVERPASGRLELTSALTDMHAEALENQPEGASKDGTCQSSDSDNSNKRKRFCNTYNILNKSGLLDITLRTKELIRQNRRTQAELDQLREHTNLFMEALQTGDFRIWSKLQLSMQEESEKDQTVNNEAETQSDQLKDT; the protein is encoded by the exons ATGAGCTTGAAGATGAAAGATGATGGTGACATGAGAACTATGGGCAAGTCCAAAATCAAGAGATTGGAGAAGTTAAAACCAGACTCAGAAAGGGATTCTGGTTTCTCAG atgcTAGTTCTGAGCATCTGAGTACAGTTGACCAGACGGACACAGAAGATGCTGCTCGAACATTAATACCAGGAGTGGGAGGTTCCAGGTCCCAGGCTTCTCAGCTGGCTGTTATGGGGAGATCTTTCCAAAGTCTATCACCAATGATCATCATGAACAATGTTGTTCTCAAACAG TCTGGTGATAACACTTCCTCTTTGAAGCCTTGGGGTTTCAGTCCAGCAGTTGAGGTTGTTCAGCAACCCCAAGTAGTCTTCCTCCAACCAGTGGTCTCCCAGAGAGCTTCTGCGGTGCCAAAAGGACCTCCTACCAAACGTCGTAAGCACAAGAAGTACCTCCCCATTTTGAAATCCTATCCCAAAATTGCTCCTCACCCTGGGGACAGTCCACGAAGTAACTGTaccagcagtagcagcagctcCAGCACTACTGCTTCTGTGAAGAGTTGCAGCTCATCTTCCAACAGCCAGGATCAGCCTCATGGGGACAAGCAGCAAGGTTTACAAAGTAGTGCCTCTTCTGGTTCATTAACACCAAACCAACTTCCACCATCCAGGCATCTTTCAGCTTCGCCTCAGCCTCATGCGACACTTACTGATTCCAGCACTGGTACTTGCTCTGGTGTTGAAAGGCCAGCTAGCGGAAGGCTGGAGCTTACCTCGGCACTCACAGACATGCATGCCGAGGCATTAGAGAACCAGCCAGAAGGAGCCTCCAAGGATGGCACCTGCCAAAGCAGTgattctgacaacagcaacaaGAGGAAGCGTTTCTGCAACACCTACAACATTCTCAACAAATCAGGACTGCTGGACATTACGCTGCGCACAAAAGAGTTGATTCGACAGAATCGAAGGACCCAAGCTGAGCTGGATCAGCTTCGCGAACACACAAACCTTTTCATGGAAGCACTACAGACAGGAGACTTTCGTATCTGGAGCAAACTACAGCTAAGTATGCAAGAGGAGAGTGAAAAAGATCAGACTGTAAACAATGAAGCAGAGACACAGAGTGATCAGTTGAAAGACACTTAA
- the znf410 gene encoding zinc finger protein 410, which translates to MLSDELDSKPELLVEFVQNASIPLGQGLEESDSKTPCLPLLASSENSICSQLDLPESTLSHAASPSLSEFGPERSPLVVQLQSHSPTPTPPTILQDLQQPDSTSYVLLNLAKGLAASAEQLVFVQDDVDEAEEEISAGECADGSAPWYLRVQELAHDSLIAATRAQLAKEARASSNSDHIHNYQSEGQKKEAPPRNSRTSAEKILRCSYENCHRTFTWPAHLKYHLKTHRNDRTFRCGAEGCGKSFYVLQRLQVHMRTHNGEKPFICNEKNCGKKFTTAGNLKNHKRTHTGEKPFLCEVDNCGRSFAEYSSLRKHMLVHSGEKPHQCSICGKTFSQSGSRNVHMRKRHGEDALSSESRETGEALTHSSLLEADGATGESMVTMTTVVEPVNLHHAMLRAQGPADPVVVLSPPHDLVTMTTGGHSYGEDVVALL; encoded by the exons ATGCTTTCTGATGAGCTTGACTCCAAACCTGAG CTGCTGGTTGAGTTTGTGCAGAACGCCTCCATACCCTTGGGCCAGGGCCTGGAGGAGTCGGACTCCAAAACACCGTGTCTACCTCTCCTTGCGTCTTCTGAAAACTCCATTTGCAGCCAGTTAGACCTTCCAG AGAGTACTCTTAGCCATGCAGCTTCACCATCACTGTCAGAGTTTGGGCCAGAGCGAAGCCCCCTGGTAGTGCAGCTCCAGTCTCACTCTCCAACACCAACCCCACCAACAATACTTCAGGACCTCCAGCAACCAGACAGCACTTCTTATGTCCTGCTTAATCTTGCTAAAG GGCTGGCAGCCTCAGCAGAGCAACTGGTGTTTGTGCAAGATGATGTGGATGAGGCAGAGGAGGAGATATCAGCAGGAGAGTGTGCTGACGGAAGTGCCCCATGGTACCTGCGGGTGCAGGAACTGGCCCATGACAGCCTGATTGCTGCCACTCGTGCCCAGCTTGCAAAAGAAGCCAGGGCTAGCAGCAACA GTGACCATATTCATAACTACCAGTCAGAGGGTCAAAAAAAGGAGGCACCGCCACGGAACAGCCGTACTTCTGCAGAGAAGATCCTCAGGTGTTCTTATGAGAACTGCCATAGAACTTTTACCTGGCCCGCACATCTAAAATATCACCTAAAAACACACAG GAATGACCGCACATTTCGCTGTGGAGCTGAGGGCTGTGGGAAGAGCTTTTATGTACTTCAGAGACTGCAGGTGCACATGAGGACACACAATGGCGAGAAACCTTTCATTTGTAATGAGAAGAATTGTGGCAAGAAGTTTACCACTGCTggtaatctgaagaaccacaaACGCACACATACTG GTGAGAAGCCTTTCCTTTGTGAAGTCGACAACTGTGGACGCTCCTTTGCAGAGTACTCCAGCCTCCGCAAACACATGCTGGTACACTCtg GTGAGAAGCCCCATCAATGCTCCATATGCGGGAAGACTTTTTCTCAGAGCGGCAGCAGAAACGTCCACATGAGGAAACGTCATGGAGAGGATGCTCTAAGTTCTGAAAGCAGAGAAACGG GAGAGGCTCTGACTCACAGCAGTTTGCTGGAGGCTGATGGTGCTACCGGTGAGTCCATGGTAACTATGACGACAGTTGTGGAACCAGTTAATCTTCACCATGCTATGCTGAGGGCACAAG GTCCTGCTGACCCAGTCGTGGTACTCTCTCCACCTCATGACCtggtcaccatgacaactggAGGTCATAGCTATGGGGAGGATGTGGTGGCATTGCTATAG
- the entpd5b gene encoding ectonucleoside triphosphate diphosphohydrolase 5, with protein sequence MSPVLHLLLLWILLRDAESQGYVGNDLDFSANFGNILHPVTRPANASRIFYGIMFDAGSTGTRIHIYTFIQKDPERLPVLDNEMFHSTKPGLSAYVNRPENAGHSLKQLLVVAMNTVPRVEWKRTPVVLRATAGLRNLPPAKAHELLEEVREVLNDSPFFVPADSVSVMNGTNEGIFAWLTINFLTGHLGPNMKRTVGILDLGGGSTQITFLPKSEKTVEHVPADYRARFRMFSTTHVLYTHSYPKNGIKEARIAAIGALGSEGQEWKVYKTACLPKNYIGEFSFGGVTYRVGGNPEGYTGYKSCYQEMLKVVKGVIQRPHELKDRSVFYAFSYYFDHAVEAGLIDENRGGAVRTRDFKKRAKEVCNRVTMFKLEHPFLCMDLTYITCLLRDGYGFKENTVLELTKKVNNVEASWALGATISYFSYIKIL encoded by the exons ATGTCTCCTGTGTTGCATTTGCTCCTCTTGTGGATTCTGCTAAGGGATGCTGAGTCCCAGGGTTATGTGGGCAATGACCTGGATTTTTCAGCAAACTTTGGGAACATCTTGCATCCTGTTACTCGTCCTGCCAACGCCAGCCGCATTTTCTATGGGATCATGTTTGATGCTGGGAGCACGGGCACACGCATACACATCTACACCTTCATACAAAAGGACCCAG AGAGGTTACCTGTTCTGGATAATGAAATGTTCCATTCGACAAAGCCTGGTTTATCTGCCTATGTTAACAGGCCTGAAAAT GCTGGACACTCATTGAAACAGTTGCTAGTTGTTGCCATGAACACAGTGCCTCGTGTAGAGTGGAAAAGAACACCAGTGGTGCTCAGGGCAACAGCAGGACTGAGAAATCTGCCACCAGCAAAAGCTCATGAACTTCTAGAGGAG GTTCGAGAGGTGTTGAATGATTCTCCATTCTTTGTGCCTGCTGACAGCGTAAGTGTGATGAATGGAACAAATGAAG GGATCTTTGCCTGGCTGACTATAAACTTTCTGACAG GTCATCTTGGCCCCAACATGAAAAGGACTGTGGGAATTTTAGACTTGGGTGGAGGCTCAACtcaaatcacctttcttcccaaGTCAGAA aAAACAGTTGAACATGTTCCTGCTGATTACAGGGCAAGATTCAGAATGTTTAGCACAACCCATGTGCTGTATACTCACAG ttacCCAAAGAATGGAATCAAAGAAGCTCGAATTGCAGCTATTGGTGCTCTGGGCTCAGAAG GTCAGGAATGGAAGGTTTATAAAACTGCCTGCCTGCCTAAGAACTACATAGGAGAATTTAGCTTTGGAGGGGTAACATACAGAGTTGGCGGAAACCCAGAAG GTTACACTGGATACAAGTCCTGTTACCAGGAAATGCTGAAGGTGGTGAAAGGAGTCATACAGCGGCCACATGAGCTGAAAGATAGATCAGTTTTCTATGCCTTTTCATACTACTTTGATCATGCTGTTGAGGCAGGCCTCATTG ATGAAAACCGAGGAGGAGCAGTGCGAACTCGTGACTTCAAGAAAAGAGCTAAAGAAG tGTGCAACAGAGTGACCATGTTTAAACTAGAGCATCCCTTCCTGTGTATGGATCTTACATACATCACCTGTCTTCTGAGGGATGGTTATGGCTTCAAGGAAAACACAGTCCTGGAG CTGACCAAGAAGGTGAATAATGTGGAAGCCAGCTGGGCTTTGGGGGCCACTATCAGTTACTTCAGTTACATCAAAATTCTGTGA